One Setaria viridis chromosome 7, Setaria_viridis_v4.0, whole genome shotgun sequence genomic region harbors:
- the LOC117863284 gene encoding cytochrome P450 87A3, whose amino-acid sequence MEILQIQYAALCGVALMIGWLLHWVYKWINPPCNGILPPGSMGFPFFGETIQFFKTSPSIHMPDFYKLRMKRYGSVFKTNLVGQPLVISADPEVNRFIFQQEGQLFRSWYPETANTSIGKKSIDEFSGAVQKFVRTFASRLFGLEYLKQELLPELENSMRDSFAEWATKPSIEAHEGATNVMFDLVAKKLIGLDTTKSRELRKNYSAFLQGLVSFPIYFPGTTFYRCMQGRKNMQNIMSDLLRQRLSTPTKKHGDLLDLIVEELQSEKPAIDEKFAIDALVALLFTSFVTMAPTLTLAFKFLSDNPKALEALKEEHEAIVRNRENPDSTFTWEEYKSLTFTALVVNELTRMSNVTPGIFRKTLTDVQVNGYTIPAGWMVMMTPMAIHLNPKYFDNPLNFNPWRWLEESKRSTLHKNFVPFGLGIRACPATEFSKLFIALFLHILVTKYRWKEIKGGEVSRKAVIMFPQGYQIQLLPKA is encoded by the exons ATGGAGATATTACAAATTCAATATGCAGCTCTCTGTGGTGTTGCACTGATGATAGGATGGTTACTACACTGGGTATACAAATGGATCAACCCCCCCTGCAATGGGATTCTTCCGCCCGGTTCCATGGGCTTCCCTTTTTTTGGTGAGACCATACAGTTCTTCAAAACGAGCCCTTCAATACACATGCCGGATTTCTACAAATTAAGAATGAAAAG GTACGGTTCGGTTTTCAAGACAAATTTGGTGGGACAACCGTTGGTTATTTCTGCTGATCCAGAGGTCAATCGGTTCATCTTTCAACAAGAAGGCCAGCTGTTTCGGAGCTGGTACCCTGAAACAGCAAATACCAGCATTGGGAAGAAGAGCATAGATGAGTTCAGTGGTGCAGTTCAGAAATTTGTCCGTACCTTCGCGTCAAGATTATTTGGTCTTGAATACCTGAAACAAGAGCTCCTGCCTGAACTTGAGAACTCCATGAGAGATAGCTTTGCAGAATGGGCAACTAAACCTAGCATCGAGGCGCATGAAGGTGCCACAAAC GTGATGTTTGACCTTGTGGCTAAGAAACTTATTGGCCTTGATACAACTAAATCAAGAGAACTGAGAAAGAACTACAGCGCGTTCCTTCAAGGGTTGGTATCTTTCCCAATATATTTTCCCGGGACAACATTTTACCGATGCATGCAA GGACGGAAGAATATGCAAAATATAATGTCAGATCTATTGAGACAAAGACTAAGCACACCAACAAAAAAACATGGTGATCTCCTTGACCTAATTGTTGAGGAACTGCAGAGTGAGAAGCCAGCAATAGATGAAAAATTTGCTATAGATGCATTGGTTGCACTCCTGTTTACCAGCTTTGTAACAATGGCGCCCACCCTCACGTTAGCTTTCAAATTCCTCAGTGACAATCCAAAAGCTCTTGAAGCTCTCAAG GAGGAGCATGAAGCAATAGTGAGGAACAGAGAGAATCCTGATTCTACGTTCACATGGGAGGAGTACAAGTCATTAACTTTCACTGCTTTG GTTGTGAATGAGCTCACCAGAATGAGTAATGTTACACCTGGGATTTTTAGAAAAACCCTAACCGACGTGCAAGTGAATG GTTATACAATTCCAGCCGGGTGGATGGTCATGATGACCCCCATGGCAATTCATTTAAATCCCAAGTATTTTGATAATCCACTCAACTTCAACCCATGGAGGTGGCTG GAGGAGTCAAAGCGGAGCACACTACATAAGAATTTCGTGCCATTTGGGTTAGGCATAAGGGCATGTCCGGCTACAGAGTTTAGCAAGCTATTCATTGCACTTTTCCTCCACATCTTGGTCACGAAGTATAG ATGGAAGGAGATCAAAGGAGGAGAAGTGTCCCGCAAGGCAGTGATCATGTTCCCGCAGGGCTATCAAATTCAACTGCTCCCGAAGGCCTGA
- the LOC117863283 gene encoding cytochrome P450 87A3 isoform X1, whose translation MCAYVRLSGAAAFAALALLLLYAVHRWRNPRCSGRLPPGSMGLPLVGETLHFFSPDDDDSFDVPRFVRHRLARYGPIFKTSLVGHPVVVSADEELNHMVFQQEGQLFQSWYPDSFVEILGRDNVGEQQGAMFKYLKNMVLRYFGPESLRESTMLRDVEGAVTSSLCTWSTLPAVELKEAVSTMVFDLSANKLLGLEPSRSKVLRKSFFDFVRGLISFPLYLPGTAYYSCMKGRQSAMEVLQEALEERRRSVQYPGGAGGDDRARRRHGDFLDYVIQEITREEPLVTDKMALDLMFVLLFASFHTTSLALTLAVKLLADHPHVLEELTVEHETILNDRKPGRESDGITWMEYKSMTFTSQVINETVRLANIAPGIFRKALKDIQFKGYTIPAGWGVMVCPPAVHLNPDIYPDPLTFNPSRFKDKPEINRGSRHFMAFGGGLRFCVGADFSKLQMSIFLHFLVTRYRTWLLDKFLGARHCAGSVIKPLVASSVLYFADLNTISSFNFYMYG comes from the exons ATGTGCGCGTACGTGCGGCTCTCCGGTGCCGCGGCCTTCGCTGCGCTCGCGCTCCTGCTGCTGTACGCGGTGCACAGGTGGAGGAACCCCCGCTGCAgcggccgcctcccgccgggCTCCATGGGCCTGCCGCTCGTCGGCGAGACGCTGCACTTCTTCTCCCCCGACGACGACGATTCCTTCGACGTCCCTCGCTTCGTCCGGCACAGGCTGGCGAG GTACGGCCCGATCTTCAAGACGAGCCTGGTGGGCCACCCGGTGGTGGTGTCGGCGGACGAGGAGCTGAACCACATGGTGTTCCAGCAGGAGGGGCAGCTGTTCCAGAGCTGGTACCCGGACTCCTTCGTGGAGATCCTGGGCAGGGACAACGTCGGGGAGCAGCAGGGCGCCATGTTCAAGTACCTCAAGAACATGGTGCTCCGCTACTTCGGCCCGGAGAGCCTCAGGGAGTCCACCATGCTCCGCGACGTCGAGGGCGCCGTCACCAGCTCGCTCTGCACCTGGTCCACCCTGCCGGCCGTCGAACTCAAGGAAGCCGTTTCCACA ATGGTGTTTGATCTTTCAGCGAACAAGCTGCTCGGCCTGGAGCCGTCGAGGTCCAAGGTTCTGAGGAAGAGCTTCTTCGACTTCGTTCGAGGGCTCATCTCCTTCCCGCTGTATTTGCCAGGAACGGCATACTACTCATGCATGAAG GGGCGGCAGAGTGCAATGGAGGTGCTGCAGGAAGCgctggaggagaggaggcgatCGGTGCAGTATCctggaggagcaggaggcgACGACAGGGCACGGCGGCGCCACGGCGACTTCTTGGACTACGTCATCCAGGAGATCACGAGGGAGGAGCCGCTCGTGACGGACAAGATGGCGCTGGACCTCATGTTCGTGCTCCTCTTCGCCAGCTTCCACACGACGTCGCTGGCGCTCACCCTGGCCGTCAAGCTGCTCGCCGACCACCCGCACGTCCTGGAGGAGCTCACG GTGGAGCATGAAACGATTCTGAATGACCGTAAGCCGGGCCGTGAATCTGATGGAATCACATGGATGGAGTACAAGTCTATGACATTCACATCCCAG GTCATCAACGAGACTGTCCGATTAGCCAACATTGCACCTGGCATCTTCAGAAAAGCACTGAAAGATATACAGTTCAAAG GGTACACAATTCCAGCAGGATGGGGAGTGATGGTCTGCCCTCCAGCAGTGCACCTGAACCCAGACATTTACCCAGATCCCCTCACTTTTAACCCTTCAAGGTTCAAG GATAAACCGGAGATAAACCGTGGGTCAAGACACTTCATGGCATTCGGAGGTGGCCTCCGGTTCTGCGTTGGAGCAGACTTCAGCAAGCTGCAAATGTCCATTTTCCTCCATTTCCTCGTCACCAGATACAG gaCATGGCTCCTCGACAAATTCTTAGGGGCGAGACATTGTGCTGGTAGCGTGATTAAGCCTCTAGTAGCATCTTCAGTTCTTTATTTTGCAGACCTAAACACTATTAGCAGCTTCAATTTTTATATGTATGGTTGA
- the LOC117863283 gene encoding cytochrome P450 87A3 isoform X2, protein MCAYVRLSGAAAFAALALLLLYAVHRWRNPRCSGRLPPGSMGLPLVGETLHFFSPDDDDSFDVPRFVRHRLARYGPIFKTSLVGHPVVVSADEELNHMVFQQEGQLFQSWYPDSFVEILGRDNVGEQQGAMFKYLKNMVLRYFGPESLRESTMLRDVEGAVTSSLCTWSTLPAVELKEAVSTMVFDLSANKLLGLEPSRSKVLRKSFFDFVRGLISFPLYLPGTAYYSCMKGRQSAMEVLQEALEERRRSVQYPGGAGGDDRARRRHGDFLDYVIQEITREEPLVTDKMALDLMFVLLFASFHTTSLALTLAVKLLADHPHVLEELTVEHETILNDRKPGRESDGITWMEYKSMTFTSQVINETVRLANIAPGIFRKALKDIQFKGYTIPAGWGVMVCPPAVHLNPDIYPDPLTFNPSRFKDKPEINRGSRHFMAFGGGLRFCVGADFSKLQMSIFLHFLVTRYRWKNLGGGKIVRTPGLEFPGGYHIQISQRN, encoded by the exons ATGTGCGCGTACGTGCGGCTCTCCGGTGCCGCGGCCTTCGCTGCGCTCGCGCTCCTGCTGCTGTACGCGGTGCACAGGTGGAGGAACCCCCGCTGCAgcggccgcctcccgccgggCTCCATGGGCCTGCCGCTCGTCGGCGAGACGCTGCACTTCTTCTCCCCCGACGACGACGATTCCTTCGACGTCCCTCGCTTCGTCCGGCACAGGCTGGCGAG GTACGGCCCGATCTTCAAGACGAGCCTGGTGGGCCACCCGGTGGTGGTGTCGGCGGACGAGGAGCTGAACCACATGGTGTTCCAGCAGGAGGGGCAGCTGTTCCAGAGCTGGTACCCGGACTCCTTCGTGGAGATCCTGGGCAGGGACAACGTCGGGGAGCAGCAGGGCGCCATGTTCAAGTACCTCAAGAACATGGTGCTCCGCTACTTCGGCCCGGAGAGCCTCAGGGAGTCCACCATGCTCCGCGACGTCGAGGGCGCCGTCACCAGCTCGCTCTGCACCTGGTCCACCCTGCCGGCCGTCGAACTCAAGGAAGCCGTTTCCACA ATGGTGTTTGATCTTTCAGCGAACAAGCTGCTCGGCCTGGAGCCGTCGAGGTCCAAGGTTCTGAGGAAGAGCTTCTTCGACTTCGTTCGAGGGCTCATCTCCTTCCCGCTGTATTTGCCAGGAACGGCATACTACTCATGCATGAAG GGGCGGCAGAGTGCAATGGAGGTGCTGCAGGAAGCgctggaggagaggaggcgatCGGTGCAGTATCctggaggagcaggaggcgACGACAGGGCACGGCGGCGCCACGGCGACTTCTTGGACTACGTCATCCAGGAGATCACGAGGGAGGAGCCGCTCGTGACGGACAAGATGGCGCTGGACCTCATGTTCGTGCTCCTCTTCGCCAGCTTCCACACGACGTCGCTGGCGCTCACCCTGGCCGTCAAGCTGCTCGCCGACCACCCGCACGTCCTGGAGGAGCTCACG GTGGAGCATGAAACGATTCTGAATGACCGTAAGCCGGGCCGTGAATCTGATGGAATCACATGGATGGAGTACAAGTCTATGACATTCACATCCCAG GTCATCAACGAGACTGTCCGATTAGCCAACATTGCACCTGGCATCTTCAGAAAAGCACTGAAAGATATACAGTTCAAAG GGTACACAATTCCAGCAGGATGGGGAGTGATGGTCTGCCCTCCAGCAGTGCACCTGAACCCAGACATTTACCCAGATCCCCTCACTTTTAACCCTTCAAGGTTCAAG GATAAACCGGAGATAAACCGTGGGTCAAGACACTTCATGGCATTCGGAGGTGGCCTCCGGTTCTGCGTTGGAGCAGACTTCAGCAAGCTGCAAATGTCCATTTTCCTCCATTTCCTCGTCACCAGATACAG GTGGAAAAATCTTGGGGGAGGCAAGATAGTACGGACTCCGGGACTAGAATTTCCTGGTGGCTACCACATTCAAATAAGTCAGCGCAATTAG
- the LOC117864499 gene encoding probable methyltransferase PMT15, whose protein sequence is MAVGTTAVKLHLSSAAAAARRPSLLHLAAVAALCSLSYLFGIWHHGGFSAARASGAGAAVSIATAVSCASPTPTASSSSSTPAGPLDFAAHHTAEGMEEDAAPRQRAYDACPAKYSEYTPCEDVERSLRFSRDRLVYRERHCPSSDAERLRCLVPAPRGYRNPFPWPASRDVAWFANVPHKELTVEKAVQNWIRVDGDKFRFPGGGTMFPRGAGAYIDDIGKIIPLHDGSIRTALDTGCGVASWGAYLLSRNILAMSFAPRDSHEAQVQFALERGVPAMIGVLASNRLTYPARSFDMAHCSRCLIPWQLYDGLYLIEIDRVLRPGGYWILSGPPINWKKHYKGWARSKDDLNQEQQAIEKVAASLCWKKVKEEGDIAIWQKPTNHIHCKAIRKVIKSPPFCSSQNPDAAWYDKMEACITPLPEVSDLKEVAGGKLKKWPERLTAVPPRIASGSLEGVTEEMFVEDTELWKKRIGHYKSVIPQLGQKGRYRNLLDMNAKFGGFAAALVNDPVWVMNMVPTVGNSTTLGVIYERGLIGSYQDWCEGMSTYPRTYDLIHADSVFTLYHGRCEMENVLLEMDRILRPEGTVIIRDDVDLLVKIKCIADGMRWNSQIVDHEDGPLVREKLLLVVKTYWTLGDNKQ, encoded by the exons ATGGCGGTGGGCACTACCGCCGTGAAGCTGCACCtctcgtcggccgccgcggccgcgcgccgcccctcgctGCTCCACctcgcggccgtcgccgccctctGCTCCCTGTCCTACCTCTTCGGCATCTGGCACCACGGCGGCTTCTCCGCGGCCCgcgcctccggcgccggcgccgccgtctccatcgccaccgccgtctcctGCGCCTCCCCCAccccgaccgcctcctcctcctcctccactcccgcGGGGCCGCTCGACTTCGCCGCGCACCACACCGCGGAGGGGATGGAGGAGgatgccgcgccgcgccagcgcGCCTACGACGCGTGCCCCGCCAAGTACTCCGAGTACACCCCCTGCGAGGACGTGGAGCGCTCCCTGCGCTTCTCCCGCGACCGCCTCGTCTACCGGGAGCGCCACTGCCCCTCCTCCGACGCCGAGCGCCTCCGCTGCCTCGTCCCGGCGCCCAGGGGCTACCGCAACCCGTTCCCGTGGCCCGCCAGCCGCGACGTCGCCTGGTTCGCCAACGTGCCGCACAAGGAGCTCACCGTCGAGAAGGCGGTGCAGAACTGGATCcgcgtcgacggcgacaagttCCGCTTCCCCGGGGGAGGCACCATGTtcccgcgcggcgccggcgcttaCATCGACGACATCGGGAAGATCATCCCGCTCCACGACGGATCCATCCGCACCGCCCTCGACACCGGCTGCGGG GTGGCGAGCTGGGGAGCCTACTTGCTGTCACGCAACATCCTGGCCATGTCCTTCGCCCCGCGAGACTCACACGAGGCGCAGGTGCAGTTTGCACTGGAGCGTGGTGTGCCAGCCATGATTGGGGTGCTCGCCTCCAATCGGCTAACCTATCCGGCCCGTTCCTTTGACATGGCGCATTGCTCCCGCTGCCTCATCCCATGGCAGCTCTACG ATGGTCTGTACTTGATAGAGATTGATCGTGTTCTGCGGCCTGGAGGGTATTGGATCTTGTCCGGACCACCAATTAACTGGAAGAAGCACTATAAGGGGTGGGCCAGGTCTAAAGATGACCTGAATCAAGAGCAGCAAGCTATTGAGAAAGTTGCCGCAAGCCTTTGCTGGAAGAAGGTCAAGGAGGAAGGCGACATTGCTATCTGGCAGAAGCCTACTAACCACATTCACTGCAAGGCCATCCGCAAGGTTATCAAGTCCCCACCCTTTTGCTCTAGCCAAAATCCAGATGCTGCCTG GTACGACAAGATGGAGGCTTGTATAACTCCACTCCCAGAGGTTAGTGACTTAAAAGAGGTTGCCGGTGGCAAGTTGAAGAAATGGCCGGAGAGGCTCACGGCAGTACCGCCCAGGATTGCCAGTGGCAGCCTTGAGGGGGTCACTGAAGAGATGTTTGTGGAAGATACCGAGTTATGGAAGAAGAGAATTGGACACTACAAGTCCGTGATCCCTCAATTAGGGCAGAAGGGCCGGTACCGCAATTTGCTCGATATGAATGCGAAGTTTGGCGGCTTCGCTGCGGCATTGGTGAATGACCCCGTGTGGGTCATGAACATGGTCCCTACTGTGGGCAACTCAACAACCCTGGGGGTAATATACGAGCGTGGCCTCATTGGGAGCTACCAGGACTG GTGTGAGGGCATGTCCACTTATCCCCGGACCTACGACCTCATTCATGCCGATTCAGTGTTCACGCTGTACCATGGGAG GTGTGAAATGGAGAACGTTCTGCTGGAAATGGACAGGATCCTGAGGCCGGAGGGCACGGTCATCATCAGAGATGATGTGGACCTGTTAGTGAAGATAAAGTGCATCGCGGACGGAATGAGATGGAATAGCCAGATCGTGGATCACGAAGATGGTCCACTCGTCCGCGAGAAGCTCCTCCTTGTTGTGAAGACATACTGGACATTGGGTGACAACAAACAATAG
- the LOC117865915 gene encoding uncharacterized protein codes for MYARRNKSGKKDASVCYMKAPLPYAIEENHGGCFFDDDDDLAEVLQDQEILYQLIQGNKGSSSSRTHSPPSSSYGHDRTSKGRKPEVVKYDYELQLAVDEALARELQEMEGQLAKTSLYDNKGRKPISSSSSDRGHSSASRPPQVVEEDGIDPDNMTYEELQQLGEAIGTQSKGLPESVIALLPTSTCKIRIFSRKEKHEECVICCMAYKNRDRLTKLPCGHQYHQACVAKWLQINKVCPVCNKEVFGS; via the exons atGTATGCGCGACGCAACAAATCTGGAAAGAAGGACGCATCTGTCTGTTATATGAAGGCTCCTCTACCGTATGCCATTGAAGAGAATCATGGTGGTTGCTTCTTTGACGATGACGACGATCTTGCAGAAGTTCTTCAAGATCAG GAAATATTGTATCAATTAATTCAAGGAAATAAAGGTAGCAGTTCATCAAGAACTCATTCACCTCCCAGTTCTAGCTATGGCCATGATAGGACATCAAAGGGACGAAAACCAGAAGTTGTAAAGTATGACTATGAGTTGCAACTAGCGGTTGATGAAGCTTTAGCTAGAGAGTTGCAAGAAATGGAGGGTCAACTAGCCAAAACTTCACTTTATGACAATAAGG GAAGAAAGCCaatatcttcttcatcatctgaTAGGGGCCATAGTTCTGCAAGCAGACCTCCTCAG GTAGTGGAGGAGGATGGCATTGATCCCGATAATATGACTTATGAG GAACTACAACAGTTAGGGGAAGCCATTGGTACCCAAAGCAAAGGGCTGCCTGAAAGTGTCATAGCACTGTTACCAACTTCAACTTGCAAAATTAGGATATTCTCAAGAAAGGAAAAACATGAAGA ATGTGTGATCTGCTGTATGGCTTACAAGAACCGAGATAGGCTAACTAAATTGCCCTGTGGACATCAGTATCATCAAGCTTGTGTTGCTAAATGGTTACAGATCAATAAG GTATGCCCTGTTTGCAATAAGGAGGTTTTCGGCTCGTAA
- the LOC117862373 gene encoding F-box protein PP2-A13 → MGAGASSMVGPEGYGRGWGQTSLGDMPESCVAAVLLYLDPLEICQVACLNRAFRGAASADCIWAAKLPANHRYLAALAAAADDDCGCDGAAEGNGRCCSSAAIKKEIYARLCRPTPFDGGTKEFWIEKDKGGFCMSISSKAMSITGRDDRRYWSHLSTEESRFRGVDYLQQIWWLEVCGEIDFCFPAGSYSLFFRLHLGRPHKWMSPRGHASESIHGWDIKPTRFQLSTSDDQYTESECYLTKPGRWILYHVGDFVVSSSAEVTELKFSMMQIDCTHTKGGLCVDSVFIYPKDHRYEEECILCQKIL, encoded by the exons atgGGGGCGGGCGCGTCGAGCATGGTAGGGCCGGAGGGGTACGGCCGTGGGTGGGGTCAGACGTCGCTGGGCGACATGCCGGAGAGCTgcgtggcggcggtgctgctctACCTCGACCCGCTGGAGATCTGCCAGGTAGCCTGCCTCAACCGGGCGTTCCGGGGTGCGGCCTCCGCTGACTGCATCTGGGCCGCCAAGCTGCCCGCCAACCACCGGTACCTcgccgcgctggccgccgcggccgacgacgactgCGGCTGCGACGGCGCGGCCGAGGGCAATGGCCGGTGCTGCTCCTCTGCCGCGATCAAGAAGGAGATATACGCGCGCCTGTGCCGGCCCACCCCCTTCGACGGTGGCACCAAG GAATTTTGGATTGAGAAGGACAAGGGAGGTTTTTGCATGTCCATCTCCTCAAAGGCTATGTCGATCACAGGCAGAGATGATCGGAGGTATTGGAGCCACCTGTCCACAGAGGAATCAAG GTTTCGCGGTGTTGACTATCTTCAGCAGATTTGGTGGCTTGAGGTGTGCGGGGAGATTGATTTCTGCTTCCCCGCTGGTTCATACAGCCTATTCTTCCGGCTCCATTTGGGTCGACCACACAAGTGGATGAGCCCCCGAGGCCATGCCTCTGAGAGTATTCACGGTTGGGACATCAAACCAACACGGTTCCAGCTTTCAACTTCGGATGATCAGTACACCGAGTCTGAATGTTATCTAACTAAACCGGGAAGATGGATCCTTTACCACGTCGGCGATTTTGTCGTATCGAGTTCAGCTGAGGTGACGGAGCTCAAGTTCTCTATGATGCAGATTGATTGTACACATACAAAAGGTGGTCTGTGTGTTGATTCGGTCTTCATATACCCCAAAGATCACCGATATGAGGAGGAGTGCATATTGTGCCAGAAAATTTTGTAG